The genomic stretch CGCCCTGACCGCACGCCAGTCCCCGACGCTCCTGATGTCGGTGCCGCTCGGGCTGACGCTGGTCTTCATCGGCATCGCGCTGCTGTTCATGGCCTCGCCGATCCGCCGCCAGACCCGTGGTCGGAACGACGGTCGCCGGGTGGACCCGATGTACGCGACGCGGGTCGTGTTCCTGGCGAAGGCGTCGAGCATCTGCGGGGCGCTGTTCGGGGCGTTCGCGCTCGGGTTGCTCGTGTACCTCCTGTCCCGGTCCGTCCTGCCTTCGCTAGGCTCGACCCTGCCGAACGCCGTGGCGTTCGGCGGCGGGATCGTGCTCACCGTGTGCGCCCTCGTCGCCGAGCGGATGTGCATCGCGCCGCCGCCGGACGACGACGACCACGACGGTCGGGGCACCACCACGGTGTGACCGGCCTGGTCGGTCGACGATGACCGAGCAGCGCAGGCCGACCGACCAGCGCAGACCAGGAGACCCGATGCCGACCCAACTGGACGAACCCGGCCGGATCGACGACGGGCCCGCCGACAGCCGGCCCGGCGGTGGCCGCCGACTCGACGAACCGGGCCTCGGCCTGCGCGGCATCACGTGGACGCGGGTCTCGGCGAAGCTCGTCTGGACCGACCTCATCGCGGCGATCGTCATCGGTGGCGTCGTCACCGCGGGCCTGGTGCTCATCGGTGTCGCCAGCGGCGGGACGGGTGGCACGGCCGGGCTCGTCTGGTTCGTGATCGCCGCGGTGGTGGCCGTCATCGCGATCGTCACCGCAGCCCTCACCCCACGCCGCATCCGGTCGATCGGGTACGCCCTGCGCGACGACGACCTGGTGCTCCGCCGCGGACTCATGTGGCAGCGCTTCACCGCGGTGCCCTACGGCCGCCTGCAGCTCGTCGACGTCAACCGGGGGCCGCTCGACCGGGTCCTGGGCATGAGCGAACTGAAGTTCGTCACCGCGGCCGCGTCCTCGAACATCCGTATCCCCGGGATCCCCGCCGCCCAGGCCGACGAGCTGCGTGACCGACTCGTCGAGCTCGCCGAGTCCCGTCGCGCCGGAC from Curtobacterium sp. MCLR17_032 encodes the following:
- a CDS encoding PH domain-containing protein, yielding MPTQLDEPGRIDDGPADSRPGGGRRLDEPGLGLRGITWTRVSAKLVWTDLIAAIVIGGVVTAGLVLIGVASGGTGGTAGLVWFVIAAVVAVIAIVTAALTPRRIRSIGYALRDDDLVLRRGLMWQRFTAVPYGRLQLVDVNRGPLDRVLGMSELKFVTAAASSNIRIPGIPAAQADELRDRLVELAESRRAGL
- a CDS encoding DUF3180 domain-containing protein; protein product: MKPTRASTLIGVAVVAAVAGFALDTALTARQSPTLLMSVPLGLTLVFIGIALLFMASPIRRQTRGRNDGRRVDPMYATRVVFLAKASSICGALFGAFALGLLVYLLSRSVLPSLGSTLPNAVAFGGGIVLTVCALVAERMCIAPPPDDDDHDGRGTTTV